A stretch of DNA from Brevibacterium sp. CBA3109:
GGCCCGTTCTGCTCATCATCGTGATCGCTTTGGTCGCTTTGCTCTATCATGCGACACCGAATGTTCGACAGCCGAAGGTCAAGTGGATCAGTCTCGGATCGGTCTTCGCGATTGTCGTGTGGGTGCTGGCCTCGGCGGCTTTTGCGTTCTACATCGCGAACTTTTCGAATTACGCGAAGACGTATGGGTCCCTGGCAGGGGTCATCATCTTCTTGCTCTGGCTGTGGATCACGAACATTGCCTTGCTGCTGGGGGCTGAGCTCAATGCTGAAATCGAACGCGGGCGTCAGCTTCAGGGCGGTATACGGGCCGAAGAGGATATTCAACTGCCTCCGCGTGAGACGACGACACTGGATAAGGCAGAGCGGAAGAACGCCAAAGATGCTCGGAGAGCACGGGCCCTGAGGAAAACCCGAGGCGAAAGCGCCCAGCCGACTCGCAACGATTAACAGGAAATGATGACTCGTAGGAGAGTGAGACATGGTCAAGACCGATGACACAACCGGCAATACCGCGGCTAAACTGTTGTATCGTCCGTTCGGGCTGATCGGAAGCGTCGCTGGTGGTGCCGTGGCTGGGGTGGTGTTCAAACAGATCTGGAAGCGTGCCACTCCTGGTGACAACGCCGATGCTCCCGGTGCCTTGGAGTCTGAGCACAGGCTACGTGAGATCTTGGTGGCAGCCGCTTTGCAGGGTGCGCTCTTCGCTCTGGTGAAAGCATTGGTCGATCGGGGCATGGCAAACGTGTTCACAAAGTTCATCGGCGAATGGCCGGGTGACTGAGTACTTCACACACGGTCCTGAAGTTTCTGACACGACCGCGTCCAATGTGGGTGCCAGTGTAAGAATGAACGACGCAGCCTTCGACGGCAATGGTGAAACCGTGGAAGTCATTGACGACGAGCCGGTTTCGAGAGATTCGACGCATTGGCTGAGTTGCGAGACCGTGGTTACGCAAAGGCGAATGAGTTCGAGAGCATTCTTGCCAGGATTCCCGATGTGTAGGCATGCAATGCCGTTCCAGCGACCTGGAATATCGGCCAGATGGCCCGCTTAGAATGTGAACGTCGATATGTTGTTCACCAGGGAGTCTGCGTTGTTGATCAGTGCGCCTGCCTCGATGATCGACGCGACGATTCTTTGTCGTTTCCAAGACGGGGTAATACGAACAGACTTCACGCCTCAGAAAAATGAGCCACGTGACTGACCGTGAGAATCAGGAAGGAACAGATATGACTGAGACAGTGAAAGTTCCGCAACCGGCTGGGAGCGAGACGACACGGACTGAGAACGCGGAGCGCGGTTTCGCAGCGTCGCCGGCGTTGGCGAAGAACATGCAGACAGTTCTCGTTGACTTCATCGCCCTCCAGCTCGTCGGCAAACAGGCGCACTGGAATGTTGTGGGCCCAAACTTCCGGGACCTTCATCTCAACCTCGACGAGGTAGTCGATATCGCCCGAGAGGGTGCCGACACAATCGCCGAACGTATGCGCGCACTCCACGCCACCGCTGATGGACGTCCCGCTGTGGTCGCTGAGCAGACTGCATTGCCGGAGTTCCCGGCAGGTGAAGTGCTGACCGGCGACGTGGTTGATCTCGCTGTCCGAGCGGTCGAGACTACCGTGGCCACGATGCGGCAAGTGCATGATGAAGTTGATGAGGCGGATGCGACCACCGCCGACATCTTCCATGACTTCATCGCGCGTCTCGAGCAGCAGGCCTGGTTCCTCAGCGCCGAGAATCGACGTCCCGAGAACTGACAGGTAGGGCCTGAGGTCCGCTCTTCAGGCTGACTATGCGCCGCTGGCGAGTCGATCGTCGACTCACCAGCGGCGCACTCACGTTCCTCCCCGAAAGACAATAACCAGATCCTGCCGTGACCGGCTGCTGAGCGGTCTCATACATTGCCTTTCTCCACGCGATCATTGACAGGCGCCGCCCGGCGCCGAGAAAGTTCTAAGGCAAATGACGCCGACGCCTGTCTTCACCGCAGAACGCTCGGTGAGCTAGTTCAGCAGCAACGCGATGATCGCGCTGACGAGTACGGGCTTTGGTCGCCCGAGCATTCAAAGCTGTGCTGCGCTTCAGCTGGTCTCGGCTGAGGCGTGCCCCGGCTGGCGTATCTCGGTGAAGCTCGTCGTTGATGAGCCGGCATCCTCCGGGCGCTTGTTCATCGCATGATTGAGGTCACGCAGAAACCGAGTGACGACACCTCGCTCGTGGGGAGTCATCGCATCAGTGACGTCCAGCATTCGGGCGTGCATGTCTACGAGTCTCCGCCGTACATCACGACTCGCCAAGTCGGTGGGTTCCACGGCGATTGAGCGCCTGTCGTCAGGGTGAGGGAGATCCTGTCTGAGAAGTGTTCGGCTGCCTGTGCGTCAGCTGTTGATCAGCAGCAGGATCTTGCCGTGGTCGAGCTTCTCTTCGAGGTCGTCGGACTCGTTCGACGTGAAGCCGAACTCCTCGAAGATCGCGCGCAGCTCGTCGCCCTTCTTGTCATACCGCGTGCCTACGAGATTGCTGAGATCGTCGGGTTCGTTGGCATTGACACTGCCTGCGACGCGGTCGGTGCGGTCATCGTCATGTGAGATGACGAAGAGGTCATCTTTGGCGATGCCCGCTGCCGCCTGGCGGTTCACTTCACCCATCAGCTCGGTATCGTCCTGGAATTCTTTGACTGCGGGTTTTATGTCGACTCCTTTCATGTTTACGACGTAATCACGCTAACAGAAGCCATGCGTCTGACCGAGGGGCCGAAGCCGAACTTTCAAGGGGGTTCTCCTGGTGGCGGAGTCGATGTGGCCTAGAGGGCGCAACCCAAAAATGTTTACACACTAATCGCGTCAGGGAATTGAGAGGATGTGTTCGCCTGTGTGACACGCAAGATGAGCGAGCAGGTTCAACCTTCGTCAATCCGGGCAGGGAGGATCCCATGGCCCAGAACCGTCTGACCAGAAACGACATCGTGCGAGCGGCGATCACATTCGTCGACGTACACGGACTCGATGCGCTGACAATGCGACGTCTCGGGCAGTCCCTCGGGGTCGAAGCCATGGCGTTGTATAGGCATGTTTCCGGACGCGAAGACCTTCTCGAAGCGATGGTCGAAGCTCTCATCGACAGTCTGTTCGATAACCGGCTGATGAGGCAGACGCCGTCGTCGTGGGAGGACTATCTCCAGCGGGTGGCAAATACGACGAAAGAACTGGCGCTCGATCATCCCGGGATCTTTCCTCTGATTGCTACTCAACCGTCCCAAGCTCCGTGGCTGCGCCCTCCGTTGCGCAGCCTGCGCTGGGTCGAAGAGTTCCTTTCCACGCTGCAGCAATTCGAGTTCTCCGATGCGGCCGCGGTCGGTGCCTACAAATCGTTCACCAGCTTCCTCATCGGGGATCTGCTCCTGCAAGTCCATTCCACGAATTTCGCCATCACCGACGAAGACGATCACGAGAGGTCCGATGACGACTCCGACTTATCGGAGTATCCCACCGTGAACGAGCTGAGTGACCTGCTCAGCGAAGATCATCGCCAACGCCAGTTCGACGATGCCCTCGACGAACTCATAGAACGCATCCGCCTCTCACCAACCAATTAGCCATACACTCAGACAGCTCACTGAGCTGAGAAGGATCAATATGCTCGACACCTCTTCAGAGGCCCTCCAGGTCCTTCTCGTGGCCGACCCGGGCCTGCCCAGCCGCCGAGCCACGGCTATTCATCAACGGCTCGAAAGGCTTCTGCAAGACGCGTATGGGGTCACAACGACCCTGTACACGGCGACTGACACCATCCGCTTGACACCGGAAAGCGAACTCGACCTCAGCGCTGTCGAGGACCTTCGGGCCGACTACCCGGACGTCAACATCGTTCTGATCCTCACCGAGATCCCGCGCCATACTCAGGGCGACCCGCTGATCGCCGAGGTCCATTCCGACAGCAACTTAGCGATCGTGTCCTGTCCCACTCTTGGCGCATGGTCGACCAAGCGCCGCATCATCAAAGTGCTGATGAGTTCGGTCAACAAGTTGGTGCCGTGGGATCCCGAAGAGGCGACCCGACGATTCCTGCTGCGCTGGTCGAACTGGTCGAGGAACGAAGACACGCAGCACCAATCGCTGCACGCCCACACCTTCACTGGAGGCCCACGTCTGGTGCTGGGAATGACGATGGCCAACGACCCGTGGCGCACCGTCCCGAAGCTCTCCGGAGCGCTCGCGGCGGCGTCGGCTACAGGAGCTTTCGGCATCTTCTACAGCTCGATCTGGCAGATGTCGACCTATCTGTCCACCGCGCGGCTGCTGTCGATCGGTG
This window harbors:
- a CDS encoding DUF4235 domain-containing protein, with translation MVKTDDTTGNTAAKLLYRPFGLIGSVAGGAVAGVVFKQIWKRATPGDNADAPGALESEHRLREILVAAALQGALFALVKALVDRGMANVFTKFIGEWPGD
- a CDS encoding Dps family protein → MTETVKVPQPAGSETTRTENAERGFAASPALAKNMQTVLVDFIALQLVGKQAHWNVVGPNFRDLHLNLDEVVDIAREGADTIAERMRALHATADGRPAVVAEQTALPEFPAGEVLTGDVVDLAVRAVETTVATMRQVHDEVDEADATTADIFHDFIARLEQQAWFLSAENRRPEN
- a CDS encoding general stress protein; translated protein: MGEVNRQAAAGIAKDDLFVISHDDDRTDRVAGSVNANEPDDLSNLVGTRYDKKGDELRAIFEEFGFTSNESDDLEEKLDHGKILLLINS
- a CDS encoding TetR/AcrR family transcriptional regulator, with translation MAQNRLTRNDIVRAAITFVDVHGLDALTMRRLGQSLGVEAMALYRHVSGREDLLEAMVEALIDSLFDNRLMRQTPSSWEDYLQRVANTTKELALDHPGIFPLIATQPSQAPWLRPPLRSLRWVEEFLSTLQQFEFSDAAAVGAYKSFTSFLIGDLLLQVHSTNFAITDEDDHERSDDDSDLSEYPTVNELSDLLSEDHRQRQFDDALDELIERIRLSPTN